Part of the Andreesenia angusta genome, GCAGTCTAGCTATTATATCTGCCTGTCTAAGCTCAGCCTCTCCTATCTTCTTCTGAAGCCATCCATGTATGTTTTGAAGGTCTATCATATTCTCAAGGTCTTCGTTCGGGGTCTTCTCTCCGTACTTCTCCGCCGAGCTCTTCTGGATGTCCAGCACTCCATCCCCGTACTTCTCCTTGAAAGAAGATACTATCTGCTCCTCTAAATCCTCGTGGTATTTTACTTTATTGAAAAGCCAGTAATGTATAGGCGCCAAAAATCTACTCAATTCGAACATCTCCTTTGTGATATAATATACTTTGAATTATACACTGCAGTTTCTACATCGTATATCGAGAAAATCAAATCTAGATGTGATTTATGTCACAGGTGAGGAGGTCGGTCATTTGAACAGCATATGCAGCCAGTCTACAGACAGCGAAGCCTGCAAGAGATGCAAGGGCAGGTATTGCGCCACAAAAGTGTCTCTATTCAAGTCGCTTGAAGAAAGCCAGCTCAAGGCCGTTACAGACAGGATCGTACAGAAGAACTACGAAAAGAATCAGATGGTTTTCTTTGAAGGGGATAAATCAGACAAGCTCTACCTTATAAACAGAGGGAAGGTAAAGATTTTCAAATACAACAGAGATGGGAAAGAGCAGATACTCTACATACTCTCTGAAGGGGATTTTATAGGAGACATCAGCCTTTTCAAGCAGGTAGAGCTTAGGTTCAACGCCCAGGCCATAGATGATGTGAATATATGCGAGCTTACAAAAGACGACTTTGAAGAGATAATAAAGGAAAACCCGGAGATAGCTCTCAAGATACTTCAGTCCAGCTACGACAGGATAGAGAAGCTGGAGTCCCTTGTGCAGAGCTTAAGCAACAAGGACGTGGAGGCCAGAATAGCCGGGCTTCTGCTGAGCTTTATAAAGGACTTTGGCGTCCCAGGCGAAAGCGAAATTCTTCTGAACCTGCCCCTCAGCAGAGAGGATCTGGCCAACTACATCGGGGTGACCAGAGAGACCATAAGTCGAAAACTAGGTTCGCTTCAAGACGAAGGTATATTGAGACTTGAAGGCAACAAGCGAATAGTCATACTCGACCTTGAAGCTCTCGAGGAGAAGTATATATAAAATAAAAGAGGAGTTTACTTTTTAGTGTAAAAAGTAAACTCCTCTTTTATGGTCTTACCAGTATTCTCTCTTCTGTTATCACAAAGTCGAGTGGCACGTCATGACCCTCTATAGGTATGCTGTGTATTATCTGGAAGTCGTAGCAGAGCCCTATAGTAGGCTTTTCAAAGTTAAGCTTTCTTAAAAACCTGTCGTAATATCCTGCCCCAAATCCAAGCCTGTAGCACCTCTTGTCGAAAGCTATGCCAGGAACCACGATCAAGTCGATGTCCTCTATTGGAACCGGCTTTACACAGTCTTTCTTGGTCTGAAGATAGCCGTTTTTGCCCTTAACTATCTCTGTCTCAATGTCGTTAAGCTCTGAAGGTATTATCTCCATAGTCTCTTTTTCACAGTACGGAATTACAACTTTTTTGCCTGCCTTGTAGCTTTCCTCTATCATCTTTAAACTGTCCACTTCGTTCTTGAAGTTCAAATAGACCATCACAGTCTCAGCCCTTTTGAATACAGGTAGCTTGAGTATTGTGTCTATTATCTTTTCACTTAAGCGTTCTACTTCACTTTGATCCATAGCTTCCCTCATCTGAGTATACTCTCTTCTAAGCTCGGATTTAGTTCTTGAAAGCATTCTATCCCTCCGATTCCTAACATCTCACGTATAGTTCTAATACACCTCTTGCATATATATCCCGCATGAACACACTTCAAACATATTTTTTTATTTTTTTAGCAGACGTTTGCTCCGTCCTCTTTCACTCCAAGCCCCATCCTGAGACCTTCAGCTTCGTAGTTTACAGTTACCGACTTTATGACGTTCGATACGTCTCCTTCCACTAGAAAGACTATACCGTCCGACTCTACCTCTACGTCGCCGTCTCGTGGCTCATCTACATTTATTCCAAGCCTTGCAGAGCTGCACCCTATTCCAGCCAAGTATATTCTCGGCTTTCTGTCTCCGCCCCTGCTCATTATTTTTTCCAGTTCTTCTTTAGCCGACTGGCTTAAGTTTATTATCATCTCTTTCTACCTCCCGTTTTTGTTTTGAGTTTGTATTGAGTGTTAGGAATCTTTCGGGATTGACCTTATTTCCCTGATGCCATGTCGAGCTGGGTCTGCATCTCGTCATAGCTCATGGGTCCTACTTTCACGGCATTTATTATGCCTTCGCTGTCTATTATAACTGTGTAAGGCACGTACTGTACCATATAGTCCCTCGACACAAATCCCATGTCCATAAGCACAGGCATCTTTAGCGAATGCTCGTCTCGTATTCCTTCTACGGCTTCTCTAGGCTCTCCGCCGTTTATAAGCAGTACGGCCGCGCTGTCCTTGTTTTCTTGATAAAGTTTGTTTAGGTCAGGCATTTCCTCTATGCAGTATGGACAGTTCACTCCAAAGAAATTCAACAACACAGGCTTTCCTCTAAGCTCTTCAAGCCTGAAAACCTCTCCGTCTAGCGACTCCAGCTTGAAGTCTGGCGCTTCCTCTCCTATGTCGAAGATTTTGGTCTCTGCCTTCTCCGAGCTGTCACCCCTTACTTGCTCTATTTCATCTACAGAGTTCACTTCCTGCTTGCTTTCCTCGTCTCCGGCCTGACAGCCGGAAAGCATAAGCGCCGAAATAGAAGCTATTGCGACAACTGAATATATCTTTTTTTTCATAATCTTCCCCCTTAAAACGCCAAGTTCGAAATGATGTACATCTTATCAAAGAATATCATAGCCCCCAGTGAAAACACAAGTATTCCGCTTAGTTTCATCAGGATGAGGGTGTGCTTGCCGATTGAATTCCAGAGCTTGGACAGTCTCCCTATAAACAGGGCTGTCATAAGAAACGGTATAGACAGGCCTACGGAGTAGGACAGCAGCAGGTAAGCTCCCTTGAATGCGTCAGCCTGCCTTCCTGCGTAGAAAAGTATGGCTCCCAGTATCGGACCTATGCAAGGAGTCCAGCCTATTCCGAACGCCCCTCCTACAGCCACCGACTGTATCCATGACCTTATCTCAAGTGGCCTCTTTATGTTTTTTCCCTTGAGCCTGAACCTGAACACCCCAAGCATATTAAGCCCCATGGCCATTATAAATAGTCCGCTTGCCTTGTTCAGCATCTCTCTGTGCGACTTCATAAACATTCCCAGCGTTCCAAATGAAAGCCCGAAGATCATAAAGACTGCTGTAAACCCGAGCACAAAGCCCAGTGTCTGCTTCAGGGCGAACAGTTTCTCGTCCTCTAGCTCTTCTTCTATTATGGCTCCTGTTATATATGTTATATGGCCCGTAGCTACCGGAAGCACGCACGGGGACAGGAAAGACAGAAAGCCTGCCGCAAATGCAGCCAAGATTGATATCTCCTCAGTCAAACTAAGACCTCCTTTATTGTATTATATAGATATTTTAATATATATCGGCGCAAAAATAAATAATTTGATTTTAATCACACAGTTATAGGTAAAACTGTGGTATCATATCTTTATAAAATAATTACGAATTACCTAAAGGAGGACATGAAATTGATAACTAAAGATATGCTTATAGGAGATCTTATAAAACAAAAGCCAGAGGCAGCGGGAATCCTGATGAGATTCGGTATGGGATGTGTTGGATGCCCTTCAGCTCAAATGGAGTCGCTTGAAGAAGCTGCCGGTGTTCACGGCCTAAACCTAGACGACCTTATGAAAGCTCTAAACGAGCAGTAGGATTTTTAAAAGCGCCAGATATCTGGCGCTTTTTTATTTTCCCACTATATAAGAGAATCTATTCTGGCCTTGTCGAAACCTACTATCTCTTCTCCATCTATAACTATAACTGGAACTCCCATATGTCCCATCTTTATAAGCTCTTTTCTAGCTTCAGCGTCAGTTTGAACATTTTTCTCTACAAACTCCACGTTTTTTTCCTTTAGATATTCCTTAGCCGTAACACAGTGTGGACATGTGTTGCTTGTATATACTGTTACATTTGCCATTTATATCACTCTCCTGATTTTTATTTTTATTCTAAAGGGTATTATACCCGATAATGGGACTTTAAATCTATTAACATAGTATTTTCGTCATAGTATAATAGCCCCGTATTCAAATTTGAATTCAAAAGAAAGCCGGTGAAATCTTTGATAAAAAACTACATGGAAGTGCTCGTCCTAGATGTAATCAACGAACTGAAAAAAGACTACGGTCTAGATGAGAACAGCATGGAGTTCGAGCTTATACAGACTCTAGCTCTGAACAACCTTCCTCCTAAGTACTTTCCTCCCAACGCCTCAGAGGGAGAGAAGAAGTCATTTCTACTAGACAAGCAAAGGCATATTATGGTTATGGCCGCAATTGCAAGAGCTGTAGAGCTTGTAAAGTACCCACTATAGATGGTTTACGTGCTCTAACCCCTGTTCAAACAGCTTCAGTACGTGCTCGTCGTCTAGCGAATATATTACCTGCTTGCCTTCCTTTCTGTACTTCACAAGCCTGAGGTTTCTGAGCGTCCTCAACTGGTGGGATATGGCAGACTGGGTCATGCTTAGACCCTCGGATATATCCAGCACGCAAAGTTCGCCATGAGAAAGCAGTTCTATTATTTTAAGCCTTGTGGGATCTCCCAAGGCCTTGAATATCTGTGACAATTCGTTGGCTTTTTCATCTTCCATAACTTCGTACATGTTTTCGCCCCCGTCTACTGCGATTTCAACGACAATTTCTCACCTATCCTGTCTGAAAGCCGTGCAAATTCCTCTATTGAAAATGTTTCTCCTCTTCGCACAGGGTCTATACCCTCGCCTTCCAATACTTCTCTAAGCTCCTCTTTCGATATCCCTATATCAAGCGAGCCTACTGCATTTAGAACCGTCTTTCTTCTCTGTCCGAAAGCCGCCTTTACTATCTTGAACATAAGCTTTTCATCAGCTACATTTATCCTAGGCTCTTTGTATATGTCCAAGGCTATTACAGCTGAATCCACATTGGGTCTAGGCATAAACACGGTGTTCGGGACCTTCACTATTGTATGGGCGTCTGAATAGTACCTCACCGCCACTGTTATTGCCCCGTAGTCTTTCGAGCCTGGACCGCTTGAAAGCCTGTCCGCTACCTCTTTTTGTACCATAACCACTATCTTGTCTATTTTCAGCCTTTCCTCTAGCAGCTTCATTATTATAGGTGTAGTTATATAGTAAGGCAGATTCGCAACCACCTTTACATTCATGCCCGAAAACTCATCTTCTATAAGCTTTTCAAGGTCTACATTCAGCACATCTCCCTGTATAAGCTTGAAGTTGTCAAACTCCTCCATGTTCTCCTCTATGACCGGTACAAGGCTTTTGTCCAGCTCTATAGCTACCACTTTCTTTGCGCGCTTGCAGAGTTCATAAGTCAGAACCCCTATGCCCGGCCCTATCTCTATGACTCCGTCCAACTCTGAGATCTCAGAGTTTTCGCATATGCTGGAGATTATATTGCCGTCTATCAGAAAGTTCTGCCCAAGCTTTTTCGAGAACTTGAAGCCATGCCTTGCCATTATGTCTTTTATGGTGTTGGGTGAGTAAAGTTTCTTATCTGCCATCTTCTATTTTTTCAATCCCTTCTCTGAATTCTTCCATAGTGACTCCATAGTTGTTTAAACGCTTTATAAACTGCTTCCCATTGCAGTACCCTATTCCGAGTACCCTTCCAAGCTTTTCTCTTCTTAGAGACGAATCTGGAAAGCCTGAGAGCCCATTCGCAACTAGGTCTTCTTTCCCAAACTCGTTTCTTGCCTCCGTTGTTTCAGCTCTTGCCTTCTTAAGCGCTTCAACTATGTCCTCTGGCGATGCGTTCTCTATGCCTATGTCTCCGTCCTTTGTGGCCTGGTCTACTGGGAGAAAGGCATGTTTGCTGTCTTTGAAAAGCTTTGAAAGCCTGTCTCTTATGAGCTCCCCTGCCCTGTCTGGATCTGTGAATATTATTATGCCCCTTGTCTCAGAGGCCTTTCTTATTCTTTCAATGGTGCTCTTACTTATATGGTATCCGCTGGTGGCTATAATTTCAGCCTCGACTGCACGCTTCACCGCAGATATGTCGTCTCTTCCCTCTACTACTATTATCTCTTTTATCATATGACCACCTCTAAATCTGCTATATCTACTATTATACAACAAAAAGGCGCCGGTTGCTCGCACCAGCGCCTTTAAACTTTTTTAGTTTACTATATAAACTCTCATGCTCCTTCTGCCGAACTCCATAGTTCCGCTCTGCATGTATATGTCTATCTTGTTTCCCTTTATAGCTCCGCCTGTGTCTTCGGCTATTCCGTATCCCCAAGGCGTACCATCCATATACTCTATATAGACTCTAGATCCCAGCGGTATAACTCTTGGATCTACAGCTACAACACCTGGTCTAAGTCTAGTTCCCATGGCAGTTATTCCAGCGTATCCTCCGTTCTGCTCTGGAGAGTCGTCATACGCCGATGCGTTGAACACCATTCCGCTTCCGCTTACATTTCCTCCTGAAGCCACAGCTCCAGATCTAGAGCTTGAAGATCTGCTGGCAACTACTGCTTCCTTTGTGCCCTTCTCCACTATCTCCTTCACAGGCTCTTTTGAGACTGCTTCGCTTAGAGTTTCAGTTGAAGCTAGCGCTCCGTTTTCATATACCTCTTTTACTTCCTTCTCTTTCACTCCCTTTTCCCCCGCTTGGACTGTCTTTGTCTGTCCCTTCGGCAGTTCAGGATTTTCCTTTGTCTCTGTCTCGTAGGCTATCTCTTCTTGGACTTTCTTGTAGGCCTCTGTAACCCTTACCAGCTCTATCTCCATATGTGGAGTGACTTCTGTCTCAAGCCCAGGCTCGACTCTGTCCACTTTGTCGTAGTATATGCCTTTCGACTTCAGCACTTCTGCAACTGTGCTCTCCGCCGTCTTCAGCTCTTTGGAGCTTCCG contains:
- a CDS encoding cytochrome c biogenesis CcdA family protein, translated to MTEEISILAAFAAGFLSFLSPCVLPVATGHITYITGAIIEEELEDEKLFALKQTLGFVLGFTAVFMIFGLSFGTLGMFMKSHREMLNKASGLFIMAMGLNMLGVFRFRLKGKNIKRPLEIRSWIQSVAVGGAFGIGWTPCIGPILGAILFYAGRQADAFKGAYLLLSYSVGLSIPFLMTALFIGRLSKLWNSIGKHTLILMKLSGILVFSLGAMIFFDKMYIISNLAF
- a CDS encoding iron-sulfur cluster biosynthesis family protein, with the protein product MIINLSQSAKEELEKIMSRGGDRKPRIYLAGIGCSSARLGINVDEPRDGDVEVESDGIVFLVEGDVSNVIKSVTVNYEAEGLRMGLGVKEDGANVC
- a CDS encoding Crp/Fnr family transcriptional regulator, whose amino-acid sequence is MNSICSQSTDSEACKRCKGRYCATKVSLFKSLEESQLKAVTDRIVQKNYEKNQMVFFEGDKSDKLYLINRGKVKIFKYNRDGKEQILYILSEGDFIGDISLFKQVELRFNAQAIDDVNICELTKDDFEEIIKENPEIALKILQSSYDRIEKLESLVQSLSNKDVEARIAGLLLSFIKDFGVPGESEILLNLPLSREDLANYIGVTRETISRKLGSLQDEGILRLEGNKRIVILDLEALEEKYI
- a CDS encoding 3D domain-containing protein encodes the protein MKKLVEGKKVIVALLAMILVTATVGMGVYDFGVKSGSLEIDGKVEEIKTNTETVGELLEEKGVSLEKEDKLNADIDEKLKDEFSISIKKAVPVVITADGSSKELKTAESTVAEVLKSKGIYYDKVDRVEPGLETEVTPHMEIELVRVTEAYKKVQEEIAYETETKENPELPKGQTKTVQAGEKGVKEKEVKEVYENGALASTETLSEAVSKEPVKEIVEKGTKEAVVASRSSSSRSGAVASGGNVSGSGMVFNASAYDDSPEQNGGYAGITAMGTRLRPGVVAVDPRVIPLGSRVYIEYMDGTPWGYGIAEDTGGAIKGNKIDIYMQSGTMEFGRRSMRVYIVN
- a CDS encoding ArsR/SmtB family transcription factor, giving the protein MYEVMEDEKANELSQIFKALGDPTRLKIIELLSHGELCVLDISEGLSMTQSAISHQLRTLRNLRLVKYRKEGKQVIYSLDDEHVLKLFEQGLEHVNHL
- a CDS encoding late competence development ComFB family protein, producing the protein MIKNYMEVLVLDVINELKKDYGLDENSMEFELIQTLALNNLPPKYFPPNASEGEKKSFLLDKQRHIMVMAAIARAVELVKYPL
- a CDS encoding TlpA family protein disulfide reductase, producing the protein MKKKIYSVVAIASISALMLSGCQAGDEESKQEVNSVDEIEQVRGDSSEKAETKIFDIGEEAPDFKLESLDGEVFRLEELRGKPVLLNFFGVNCPYCIEEMPDLNKLYQENKDSAAVLLINGGEPREAVEGIRDEHSLKMPVLMDMGFVSRDYMVQYVPYTVIIDSEGIINAVKVGPMSYDEMQTQLDMASGK
- the rnmV gene encoding ribonuclease M5, whose amino-acid sequence is MIKEIIVVEGRDDISAVKRAVEAEIIATSGYHISKSTIERIRKASETRGIIIFTDPDRAGELIRDRLSKLFKDSKHAFLPVDQATKDGDIGIENASPEDIVEALKKARAETTEARNEFGKEDLVANGLSGFPDSSLRREKLGRVLGIGYCNGKQFIKRLNNYGVTMEEFREGIEKIEDGR
- a CDS encoding 5-formyltetrahydrofolate cyclo-ligase, with amino-acid sequence MLSRTKSELRREYTQMREAMDQSEVERLSEKIIDTILKLPVFKRAETVMVYLNFKNEVDSLKMIEESYKAGKKVVIPYCEKETMEIIPSELNDIETEIVKGKNGYLQTKKDCVKPVPIEDIDLIVVPGIAFDKRCYRLGFGAGYYDRFLRKLNFEKPTIGLCYDFQIIHSIPIEGHDVPLDFVITEERILVRP
- the rsmA gene encoding 16S rRNA (adenine(1518)-N(6)/adenine(1519)-N(6))-dimethyltransferase RsmA — protein: MADKKLYSPNTIKDIMARHGFKFSKKLGQNFLIDGNIISSICENSEISELDGVIEIGPGIGVLTYELCKRAKKVVAIELDKSLVPVIEENMEEFDNFKLIQGDVLNVDLEKLIEDEFSGMNVKVVANLPYYITTPIIMKLLEERLKIDKIVVMVQKEVADRLSSGPGSKDYGAITVAVRYYSDAHTIVKVPNTVFMPRPNVDSAVIALDIYKEPRINVADEKLMFKIVKAAFGQRRKTVLNAVGSLDIGISKEELREVLEGEGIDPVRRGETFSIEEFARLSDRIGEKLSLKSQ
- a CDS encoding glutaredoxin family protein; its protein translation is MANVTVYTSNTCPHCVTAKEYLKEKNVEFVEKNVQTDAEARKELIKMGHMGVPVIVIDGEEIVGFDKARIDSLI
- a CDS encoding DUF1858 domain-containing protein, encoding MKLITKDMLIGDLIKQKPEAAGILMRFGMGCVGCPSAQMESLEEAAGVHGLNLDDLMKALNEQ